CGAACGAAGCGAAGAGCGTGTCGCTGACCGCATCAGTCAGCAGAATGAAGAGCTCGAAAGGCTGATCAAAGAGCGCGACGCCAGGTTGAAGAAGTAGCGACGAGGTCCGTAGGGTGGGCAAAGGCGTACTTGCGTCGTGCCCACCACCTTCGCGTGTGTCGCGGCATGGTGGGCACGCTGCGCTTTGCCCACCCTACGAATCTTCAACGCATACGCCCATACGCGGGGCGCCCTTGATCTTCCCGGAAACCTCCCGTTACTAGACCGGAACGACAACATCCGGGAGCGAATGGGACCATGGGACCGTTAGAGGGCATCAAGGTCATCGACATGACGACCGTGCTGATGGGGCCCTATGCCACCCAGATGCTCGGCGATTACGGTGCCGACGTCATCAAGGTGGAATCGCTCGATGGCGACGTGACGCGGCAGATCGGTCCGACCCGCCATCCCGGCATGGGACCGGTGTTCCTCAATACCAACCGCAGCAAGCGATCGATCTGCCTCGACCTGAAGAAGCCGGCCGGACGCGACGCCGTGCTGCGGCTGATCAAAACCGCCGACGTGCTGGTCTACAATGTGCGCCCGCAGGCGATGGCGCGGCTGCAACTCGGCTACGACGTGGTGTCGAAAATCAACCCGCGGCTGATCTATGCCGGCGTGTTCGGTTTCGGACAGGACGGACCCTATGCGGCAAAACCCGCCTATGACGACCTGATCCAGGGCGCTACCGCGCTGCCGGCGCTGATGGCGCAGACCTCGGACGGCGTACCGCGTTATGTCCCCAATGCGCTGGTCGACCGCATCGTCGGTCTCACGGCAGTTGGCGCGATCTGCGCCAGTCTGGTCGATCGCGACCGCACCGGCCGCGGCCAGCGCGTCGACATCCCGATGTTCGAGACCATGGCCGGTTTCGTGATGGGCGACCACATGGGCGGACTGACCTACGATCCGCCGCTCGACAAGGGCGGTTATGCGCGGCATCTGTCGCCGGACCGGCGGCCCTACAAGACTTCCGACGGCTACATCTGCGTGATCGTCTATAACGACAAGCAGTGGCAGAACTTCTTCGCTGCGACGGGCCGCGAGGATCTCAGGACCGACCCGAAATTTGCAACCTTTGCCGGCCGCGCCGTCAACATCGATATCGTCTATGCGGAACTGGCGCGCATTC
The Bradyrhizobium sp. KBS0727 genome window above contains:
- a CDS encoding CaiB/BaiF CoA-transferase family protein → MGPLEGIKVIDMTTVLMGPYATQMLGDYGADVIKVESLDGDVTRQIGPTRHPGMGPVFLNTNRSKRSICLDLKKPAGRDAVLRLIKTADVLVYNVRPQAMARLQLGYDVVSKINPRLIYAGVFGFGQDGPYAAKPAYDDLIQGATALPALMAQTSDGVPRYVPNALVDRIVGLTAVGAICASLVDRDRTGRGQRVDIPMFETMAGFVMGDHMGGLTYDPPLDKGGYARHLSPDRRPYKTSDGYICVIVYNDKQWQNFFAATGREDLRTDPKFATFAGRAVNIDIVYAELARILETKTTAEWSDILEKADVPVMPMHDLETLLQDPHIVATDFFPVIDHPTEGRIRNMRPSARFSETPVETKRLAPRLSENSAEILREAGFTPEEITALVRDGVTKAIPNT